From a single Drosophila sulfurigaster albostrigata strain 15112-1811.04 chromosome 3, ASM2355843v2, whole genome shotgun sequence genomic region:
- the LOC133841844 gene encoding ADP-ribosylation factor-like protein 1 produces MGGVLSYFRGLLGSREMRILILGLDGAGKTTILYRLQVGEVVTTIPTIGFNVEQVTYKNLKFQVWDLGGQTSIRPYWRCYYSNTDAIIYVVDSADRDRIGISKDELLYMLREEELAGAILVVLANKQDMDGCMTVAEVHHALGLENLKNRTFQIFKTSATKGEGLDQAMDWLSNTLQSRK; encoded by the exons ATGG gTGGGGTGCTCAGCTATTTTCGTGGTCTGCTCGGCTCCAGGGAGATGCGCATCTTGATATTGGGGCTTGATGGCGCTGGCAAAACAACGATTCTATACAGGCTGCAGGTGGGCGAGGTGGTCACGACGATACCCACAATTGGCTTCAACGTGGAGCAGGTCACATACAAAAACTTGAAGTTTCAAGTCTGGGATCTGGGTGGCCAGACCAGTATTAG ACCATATTGGCGCTGTTATTATAGCAACACAGATGCCATCATTTATGTGGTAGACTCGGCAGATCGAGATCGAATTGGTATCTCCAAGGACGAGCTCTTGTATATGCTGCGCGAAGAGGAGCTGGCGGGCGCGATACTTGTCGTCTTGGCCAACAAACAGGACATGGACGGCTGTATGACCGTTGCCGAAGTGCATCACGCGTTAGGTTTGGAGAATCTAAAGAATCgcacatttcaaatattcaaaacatcGGCCACCAAAGGTGAGGGGCTCGATCAGGCCATGGACTGGCTATCGAATACGCTGCAAAGCCGAAAATAG
- the LOC133841802 gene encoding DNA polymerase delta catalytic subunit → MDNKRKFNGNGTANGHSKKSRNFDDDDEMGGGFEAELAAFEPNDDLDQTQLMGEGPENQQTSERWSRAAPPKLNPAEDSLTFQQLDVENYLGQPLPGMPGAQLGPVPVVRMFGVTMEGNSVCCHVHGYCPYFYISAPKNFEQRHCADLHEALDKKVIADIRNNKDHVQEAVLAVELVQRLNIHGYQGDEKQWYIKITVTLPRFVAAASRLLKKEVIMGAFDFQDCRAFENNIDFDIRFMVETQVVGCNWIELPPGAWRLRGRNSKPAPESRCQLEVDVAYDQFISHEPEGEWSKVAPLRILSFDIECAGRRGIFPEAKMDPVIQIANMVIRQGESEPFIRNVFTLKECAPIIGSQVLCYDKEQQLLDKWAAFVREVDPDILTGYNINNFDIPYLLNRAAHLKVQGFEYLGRIKNIRSVIKEQVLQSKQMGRRENQYVNFEGRVPFDLLFVLLRDYKLRSYTLNAVSYHFLQEQKEDVHHSIITDLQNGDEQTRRRLAMYCLKDAYLPLRLLEKLMAIVNYMEMARVTGVPLESLLTRGQQIKVLSQLLRKAKTKGFIMPSYTSSGSDEQYEGATVIEPKRGYYADPISTLDFASLYPSIMMAHNLCYTTLLLPGAKDKLGLTDDQVERTPANNSFVKADLRRGLLPEILESLLAARKRAKNDLKVEKDPFKRQVLDGRQLALKISANSVYGFTGAQVGKLPCLEISGSVTAYGRTMIEMTKNEVETHYTRANGYENDAVVIYGDTDSVMVNFGVKSLERSMELGREAADLVSAKFVQPIKLEFEKVYYPYLLINKKRYAGLYFTKPEKYDKMDCKGIETVRRDNSPLVANLMNACLQKLLIERDPEGAVDYCKQIIADLLCNRIDISQLVITKELAKTDYAAKQAHVELAAKMKKRDAGTAPKLGDRVPYVICAAAKNTPAYQKAEDPLYVLENSVPIDANYYLEQQLSKPLLRIFEPILGDKAESVLLKGEHTRTRTVVTSKVGGLAGFMTKKAACLGCKSLMPKGYEQACLCPHCEPKMSELYQKEVASKRGLEETFARLWTECQRCQGSLHEEVICSNRDCPIFYMRQKVRMELDTQEQRVRRFGLPEW, encoded by the exons ATGGATAATAAACGTAAATTTAATGGCAATGGCACAGCCAACGGCCACTCAAAAAAGTCAAG aaattttgatgatgatgatgagatgGGCGGCGGTTTCGAGGCCGAGCTGGCCGCCTTTGAGCCCAACGACGATTTGGATCAAACCCAACTGATGGGCGAAGGACCCGAAAATCAACAGACGAGCGAACGTTGGTCCCGAGCAGCGCCTCCTAAGCTAAATCCAGCTGAGGACAGTTTGACATTCCAGCAGCTGGACGTGGAGAACTATTTGGGGCAACCACTGCCCGGCATGCCAGGTGCCCAGCTCGGCCCGGTGCCAGTTGTGCGTATGTTCGGCGTCACCATGGAGGGCAACTCGGTTTGCTGTCATGTCCATGGTTATTGTCCCTATTTCTACATCTCGGCGCCCAAAAACTTTGAACAGCGGCACTGCGCCGACCTGCACGAAGCGCTGGACAAAAAGGTCATTGCCGACATACGCAACAACAAGGATCATGTGCAGGAAGCCGTGCTTGCTGTAGAGCTGGTGCAACGCCTCAATATTCATGGCTATCAGGGCGATGAAAAGCAGTGGTACATTAAAATCACGGTGACGTTGCCGCGTTTTGTGGCCGCTGCCTCCAGGTTGCTCAAAAAGGAAGTGATAATGGGCGCATTTGACTTCCAGGATTGCCGTGCCTTTGAGAACAATATCGACTTTGACATCCGTTTCATGGTGGAAACACAAGTTGTCGGCTGCAATTGGATTGAGTTGCCACCGGGGGCATGGCGACTGCGTGGACGCAACTCTAAGCCGGCGCCCGAGTCACGTTGCCAACTGGAAGTGGATGTGGCTTATGATCAGTTCATCTCCCATGAACCCGAAGGCGAGTGGTCCAAGGTGGCGCCGTTGCGCATTCTTAGCTTCGATATTGAGTGCGCTGGTCGCCGTGGCATCTTCCCAGAGGCCAAAATGGATCCAGTTATACAAATTGCCAACATGGTAATCCGACAAGGCGAATCAGAGCCGTTCATCAGGAATGTATTCACGTTGAAGGAATGTGCTCCCATCATTGGCAGCCAGGTGCTGTGTTATGACAAGGAGCAGCAACTACTGGACAAATGGGCGGCTTTTGTGCGCGAAGTGGATCCGGACATCTTAACTGgctacaacatcaacaactttGATATACCTTATTTACTGAATCGAGCAGCGCATTTGAAAGTTCAAGGCTTCGAGTATCTAGGCAGGATTAAGAACATACGTTCGGTCATCAAGGAGCAGGTGCTGCAGTCCAAACAAATGGGCAGACGAGAGAATCAATATGTCAACTTTGAAGGACGCGTGCCCTTCGATTTGCTGTTTGTGCTGCTCCGCGATTACAAACTGCGTTCATACACTTTGAATGCGGTGAGCTATCATTTTCTGCAGGAGCAGAAGGAGGACGTACACCACAGCATTATCACGGATCTGCAGAATGGCGACGAGCAGACGCGTCGTCGCTTGGCCATGTATTGCTTAAAGGATGCCTATTTGCCATTACGTCTTCTCGAGAAACTTATGGCCATTGTGAACTACATGGAGATGGCGCGTGTCACAGGCGTCCCACTTGAATCGCTGCTGACGCGTGGCCAACAAATCAAGGTGCTCAGTCAGCTGCTGCGCAAAGCCAAAACTAAAGGTTTCATCATGCCATCCTACACTTCAAGTGGATCCGATGAGCAGTATGAAGGCGCCACTGTCATCGAACCGAAGCGTGGCTATTATGCTGATCCCATTAGTACACTCGATTTTGCCTCGCTGTATCCTAGTATTATGATGGCCCACAATCTATGCTACACCACTTTACTGCTGCCTGGAGCAAAGGATAAGCTGGGATTGACGGATGATCAAGTGGAGCGCACGCCTGCGAATAACAGTTTCGTCAAGGCGGATCTGCGTCGTGGCTTACTGCCCGAGATCTTGGAGTCGCTGCTGGCGGCGCGTAAACGTGCAAAGAACGATCTAAAAGTGGAGAAAGATCCGTTCAAGCGGCAGGTGTTGGATGGTCGCCAGTTAGCGTTGAAGATATCAGCAAATTCAGTGTATGGCTTCACTGGAGCTCAGGTGGGAAAACTGCCTTGCTTGGAGATCTCGGGCAGCGTTACTGCTTATGGACGCACAATGATTGAGATGACCAAGAACGAGGTGGAGACGCATTACACACGCGCTAATGGCTATGAGAACGATGCGGTGGTCATCTATGGTGACACGGATTCGGTGATGGTTAACTTTGGTGTCAAGAGCTTGGAGCGCAGCATGGAACTTGGCAGAGAAGCAGCCGACTTGGTTAGCGCCAAATTTGTGCAGCCCATTAAACTGGAATTCGAGAAGGTTTACTATCCCTATTTGTTGATCAACAAGAAGCGCTATGCAGGATTGTATTTCACCAAACCGGAAAAGTATGACAAAATGGATTGCAAGGGTATTGAGACAGTGCGTCGCGATAACTCGCCATTGGTGGCCAATCTGATGAACGCTTGTCTGCAAAAGTTGCTGATTGAACGCGATCCCGAGGGAGCGGTTGATTATTGCAAGCAAATCATTGCGGATTTGCTGTGCAATCGCATTGATATCTCACAGCTGGTCATTACCAAAGAGCTGGCTAAGACGGATTACGCTGCCAAGCAGGCGCATGTTGAGCTGGCAGCCAAGATGAAGAAACGTGATGCGGGCACAGCGCCCAAACTGGGTGATCGTGTGCCTTATGTGATCTGTGCTGCGGCTAAGAATACACCAGCTTATCAGAAAGCCGAGGATCCGTTGTATGTGCTAGAGAATAGTGTGCCCATTGATGCCAACTATTATTTGGAGCAGCAACTATCCAAGCCACTGTTGCGTATCTTTGAGCCTATTTTGGGCGATAAAGCGGAGTCGGTACTGCTCAAAGGCGAACACACAAGGACTAGGACTGTCGTCACCTCAAAGGTGGGCGGATTGGCGGGTTTTATGACCAAGAAGGCAGCATGCTTGGGTTGCAAATCCCTAATGCCCAAGGGTTATGAGCAGGCGTGCTTGTGTCCGCACTGCGAACCAAAGATGAGCGAACTCTATCAGAAGGAGGTGGCATCGAAGCGTGGACTGGAAGAAACGTTTGCTCGACTCTGGACGGAGTGTCAGCGCTGTCAGGGTTCGTTGCATGAGGAGGTAATCTGTTCAAATCGCGATTGTCCCATTTTCTATATGCGACAAAAGGTGCGCATGGAGCTAGATACGCAGGAGCAGCGTGTGCGACGCTTTGGACTCCCCGAGTGGTAA
- the LOC133841826 gene encoding phosphatase Herzog isoform X3 → MIQSRWNVFRARLFRESCVYYRGNYIKDLNRLGRDLQKIVIVDNSPASYIFHPDNAVPVKSWFDDVTDCELRELIPLFEKLSKVDSVYSVLCNSNQPLNNQTNQQHTQELQQAPHQQQQQQQQQTISATTVITQATTLSAPTMLNTATQQQQQQQQQQQQQLQQLSSSPPNPQSELLQQKT, encoded by the exons ATGATACAATCAAG ATGGAATGTGTTTCGTGCAAGACTGTTTAGGGAATCATGCGTTTATTACAGGGGTAATTACATTAAGGATCTAAATCGTCTGGGTCGCGATTTACAAAAGATTGTCATTGTGGACAATTCACCGGCCAGTTACATCTTTCACCCAGACAATGCA GTTCCTGTGAAGTCGTGGTTCGACGATGTGACCGACTGTGAGCTGCGTGAGCTGATACCTCTCTTTGAGAAGCTCAGCAAAGTGGATTCCGTCTATTCGGTGCTCTGCAATTCGAACCAGCCGCTAAACAATCAAACAAATCAACAGCATACGCAGGAGCTGCAACAAGCGcctcatcaacagcaacagcagcagcaacaacaaaccatCTCTGCCACGACAGTTATTACACAGGCGACCACATTGTCTGCACCGACCATGCTGAATActgcaacacagcagcagcaacaacaacaacaacagcagcaacaacaattgcagcagctgtCGTCCAGTCCGCCCAATCCACAAAGcgagctgctgcagcagaagACGTAA
- the LOC133841826 gene encoding phosphatase Herzog isoform X1 translates to MDATSIITQVSRDDEQLNVYPNDKGEDVDRLKPQKRGIFQSLLCCWRRNRTKTNQNGTQIDGSTTPPPLPDQQRYLLPQVRHSDMHRKCMVIDLDETLVHSSFKPIPNADFIVPVEIDGTIHQVYVLKRPHVDEFLQKMGELYECVLFTASLAKYADPVADLLDKWNVFRARLFRESCVYYRGNYIKDLNRLGRDLQKIVIVDNSPASYIFHPDNAVPVKSWFDDVTDCELRELIPLFEKLSKVDSVYSVLCNSNQPLNNQTNQQHTQELQQAPHQQQQQQQQQTISATTVITQATTLSAPTMLNTATQQQQQQQQQQQQQLQQLSSSPPNPQSELLQQKT, encoded by the exons AAGATGTGGATCGCTTAAAACCACAGAAACGCGGCATATTTCAATCGTTACTTTGCTGCTGGCGACGAAATCGAACGAAAACAAATCAGAATGGCACACAGATCGATGGTTCAACAACACCGCCACCCTTACCGGACCAACAAAGGTACCTTCTACCTCAGGTTAGGCACTCCGATATGCATCGAAAGTGCATGGTTATCGATTTGGACGAAACTCTAGTGCACAGTAGTTTTAAG CCCATACCTAATGCCGATTTCATAGTACCAGTCGAAATCGATGGCACCATACATCAGGTCTATGTGCTAAAGCGACCGCATGTCGATGAGTTTCTACAAAAGATGGGCGAACTGTACGAGTGCGTTTTGTTTACAGCCTCACTAGCCAAATACGCAGATCCCGTTGCCGATCTGCTAGACAA ATGGAATGTGTTTCGTGCAAGACTGTTTAGGGAATCATGCGTTTATTACAGGGGTAATTACATTAAGGATCTAAATCGTCTGGGTCGCGATTTACAAAAGATTGTCATTGTGGACAATTCACCGGCCAGTTACATCTTTCACCCAGACAATGCA GTTCCTGTGAAGTCGTGGTTCGACGATGTGACCGACTGTGAGCTGCGTGAGCTGATACCTCTCTTTGAGAAGCTCAGCAAAGTGGATTCCGTCTATTCGGTGCTCTGCAATTCGAACCAGCCGCTAAACAATCAAACAAATCAACAGCATACGCAGGAGCTGCAACAAGCGcctcatcaacagcaacagcagcagcaacaacaaaccatCTCTGCCACGACAGTTATTACACAGGCGACCACATTGTCTGCACCGACCATGCTGAATActgcaacacagcagcagcaacaacaacaacaacagcagcaacaacaattgcagcagctgtCGTCCAGTCCGCCCAATCCACAAAGcgagctgctgcagcagaagACGTAA
- the LOC133841836 gene encoding uncharacterized protein LOC133841836 produces the protein MTKQYSEEKLKEYHDIAVDLVKECGPIFEEGYNKSKKEVMVKSDFFDFVTVYDRQIEERLTAGLSKAFPESRFIGEESLAGSKVLPELTDAPTWIIDPIDGTTNYIHRFPHCGISVALAINKELVVGIIYNPAANELYTGRKGHGAYLNGQNIRVSGATMLSNSVIGHEITLINVAAWRDKNIKRVYKLGAVAAGTRCLATAALSLAYVAKGTLDTYHVDNLKPWDVAAGVLLVREAGGVVYQTNGTEFNVMQPNLVAAGQDALAQQVMQLIREADEIDEYRFN, from the exons ATGACGAAACAATATAGTGAAGAAAAGCTTAAGGAATACCATGATATTGCTGTGGATTTGGTCAAAGAATGTGGCCCAATATTTGAGGAAGGttataataaatcaaagaaAGAGGTTATGGTAAAATCCGATTTCTTTGACTTTGTCACCGTTTACGATCGACAAATTGAGGAGAGATTAACTGCGGGTCTGTCGAAAGCATTCCCCGAATCACGTTTCATTGGTGAAGAATCGTTAGCCGGTTCTAAAGTGCTACCTGAGCTGACAGATGCGCCCACCTGGATCATTGATCCCATCGATGGCACCACAAACTACATACATCGATTTCCGCATTGCGGCATCTCTGTAGCTTTGGCGATTAACAAAGAACTAGTAGTCGGTATTATATATAATCCGGCTGCGAATGAACTCTACACTGGTCGAAAAGGTCATGGAGCATACCTAAATGGCCAGAACATTCGAGTGTCTGGAGCAACAATG CTAAGCAACTCGGTGATTGGGCATGAGATTACGCTCATAAATGTGGCTGCTTGGCGTGATAAGAATATCAAACGTGTTTACAAATTGGGCGCTGTAGCTGCTGG CACTCGTTGCCTGGCTACTGCAGCGCTTTCACTGGCTTATGTAGCCAAAGGAACGTTAGACACCTATCACGTGGATAACCTTAAGCCTTGGGATGTGGCCGCTGGCGTTCTACTCGTACGCGAAGCTGGTGGCGTTGTTTATCAGACAAACGGTACCGAATTCAATGTGATGCAACCGAATTTAGTGGCCGCTGGCCAAGATGCCCTAGCACAGCAGGTGATGCAGCTCATTAGGGAAGCGGATGAAATCGACGAGTATAGATTCAATTAA
- the LOC133841813 gene encoding palmitoyltransferase Hip14, with protein MYQSACNAATTGSCVPGAGNQTDNDRQAALIAQQPPTAPVEPDYSGFDIVKATQYGAIARVRDLVESGWDVNQPDSETVTLLHWAAINNRRDIIRYFLEKGATVDAVGGELNATPLHWATRQGHLGAVVLLMAAGADPRIRDAEGCSCIHIAAQFAHTALVAYFIAKGVDPDLQDRGGMTALMWAAWKVCALDPVRLLLTLGANPAMVDYTHGNTALHWAILARNATAITTLVLKSKASLDAPNLRAETPLSMLEAQTGAIWIGAKVMDRVREAALSSQQRRSLVSKLRHDKRLRWWSMVACPFTAFYLAGIVFTINTLYIIKFFLLGCLYAVFHTIGKTLFDEHLMALLPLSVYLATKAWFYVTWLMYIDDAVSLPTTVCFLICSLGLWVCFLKSWKGDPGIIRPTREQRFKTIIELSERGGIGFEPASFCSGCLVRRPIRSKHCSVCDRCVARFDHHCPWVGNCIGLKNHSYFMGFLWMLLIMCAWMIYGGSKYYVNECNVHFDDFLTAMRAIGNCNAWVGWVMGNALLHMSWVILLTICQTYQVICLGMTTNERMNRGRYRHFQAKGGHSPFTRGPLLNLIDFLECNCFGLVQPRRVDWMNYYDYDAQVHQTIEKEPLLRGDGADNDGLAGDHQYV; from the exons ATGTACCAAAGCGCCTGCAATGCGGCCACGACAGGCTCGTGCGTGCCCGGTGCGGGCAATCAAACCGATAACGATCGCCAAGCGGCGCTGATAGCACAACAGCCACCAACAGCGCCCGTCGAACCCGATTACAGTGGCTTCGATATCGTCAAAGCCACACAGTACGGTGCGATAGCACGCGTGCGGGATCTGGTCGAGTCCGGCTGGGATGTGAATCAGCCCGACAGTGAAACAGTCACACTGCTTCATTGGGCAGCCATCAACAATCGACGAGATATCATTCGCTACTTTCTGGAAAAGGGCGCTACCGTCGATGCTGTTGGCGGCGAATTGAATGCCACCCCCCTGCATTGGGCCACCCGCCAAGGTCACTTGGGTGCCGTCGTCCTGCTGATGGCTGCGGGCGCCGACCCGCGTATTCGGGATGCGGAGGGCTGCTCTTGCATACACATTGCCGCACAGTTTGCACACACTGCATTGGTGGCCTACTTCATAGCCAAGGGTGTAGATCCAGATCTGCAGGACCGCGGCGGCATGACGGCGTTGATGTGGGCGGCATGGAAG GTGTGTGCTCTGGATCCCGTGCGTCTGCTACTCACATTAGGCGCCAATCCCGCCATGGTTGACTACACACACGGCAACACGGCGTTGCACTGGGCCATCTTGGCCCGCAATGCGACAGCCATCACAACGCTGGTGCTCAAATCGAAGGCATCGCTGGATGCGCCCAATTTACGGGCAGAAACACCACTCTCAATGCTGGAGGCTCAAACCGGTGCCATTTGGATTGGTGCTAAGGTCATGGATCGGGTGCGTGAGGCAGCGCTCAGCTCGCAGCAACGTCGTTCTCTGGTATCCAAGTTGCGGCACGACAAACGCTTGCGTTGGTGGTCGATGGTCGCCTGTCCGTTTACCGCCTTCTATTTGGCGGGCATTGTGTTTACCATCAACACGCTGTACATTATCAAGTTTTTCCTGCTCGGCTGCCTGTATGCAGTGTTTCACACCATTGGCAAGACGCTGTTCGATGAGCATCTGATGGCGTTGTTGCCGCTTTCCGTCTATTTGGCCACCAAAGCTTGGTTCTATGTAACTTGGCTAATGTATATTGACGATGCGGTGTCGTTGCCAACCACCGTGTGCTTCCTCATCTGTTCGCTGGGCTTGTGGGTATGCTTTCTCAAGTCGTGGAAGGGTGATCCCGGCATCATACGACCCACCAGAGAGCAGCGCTTCAAA ACAATTATTGAGCTGTCGGAGCGCGGCGGTATTGGCTTTGAACCCGCTTCCTTTTGCTCGGGCTGCCTGGTGCGTCGTCCGATTCGTTCCAAGCACTGCTCGGTGTGCGATCGTTGTGTGGCACGCTTCGATCACCATTGCCCCTGGGTGGGCAATTGTATTGGTCTCAAGAATCACAGCTACTTTATGGGCTTTCTCTGGATGCTGTTGATCATGTGCGCCTGGATGATCTACGGCGGCTCTAAATACTATGTCAACGAGTGCAATGTGCACTTTGACG ATTTCCTCACTGCGATGCGCGCTATTGGCAACTGCAATGCTTGGGTGGGCTGGGTCATGGGCAACGCTTTGCTGCACATGTCCTGGGTCATCTTGCTAACCATTTGCCAGACCTATCAGGTAATTTGCCTCGGAATGACCACCAACGAGCGCATGAATCGTGGACGCTATCGCCATTTCCAGGCCAAGGGTGGACACAGCCCATTCACGCGTGGCCCGTTGCTCAATCTAATTGATTTCCTTGAGTGCAATTGCTTTGGTTTGGTGCAACCGCGACGCGTTGATTGGATGAACTACTATGACTATGATGCTCAGGTGCATCAGACCATTGAGAAGGAGCCGCTGCTGCGTGGCGATGGTGCCGACAATGATGGCTTGGCGGGTGATCATCAGTATGTGTAG
- the LOC133841826 gene encoding phosphatase Herzog isoform X2 — MDATSIITQVSRDDEQLNVYPNDKGDVDRLKPQKRGIFQSLLCCWRRNRTKTNQNGTQIDGSTTPPPLPDQQRYLLPQVRHSDMHRKCMVIDLDETLVHSSFKPIPNADFIVPVEIDGTIHQVYVLKRPHVDEFLQKMGELYECVLFTASLAKYADPVADLLDKWNVFRARLFRESCVYYRGNYIKDLNRLGRDLQKIVIVDNSPASYIFHPDNAVPVKSWFDDVTDCELRELIPLFEKLSKVDSVYSVLCNSNQPLNNQTNQQHTQELQQAPHQQQQQQQQQTISATTVITQATTLSAPTMLNTATQQQQQQQQQQQQQLQQLSSSPPNPQSELLQQKT; from the exons ATGTGGATCGCTTAAAACCACAGAAACGCGGCATATTTCAATCGTTACTTTGCTGCTGGCGACGAAATCGAACGAAAACAAATCAGAATGGCACACAGATCGATGGTTCAACAACACCGCCACCCTTACCGGACCAACAAAGGTACCTTCTACCTCAGGTTAGGCACTCCGATATGCATCGAAAGTGCATGGTTATCGATTTGGACGAAACTCTAGTGCACAGTAGTTTTAAG CCCATACCTAATGCCGATTTCATAGTACCAGTCGAAATCGATGGCACCATACATCAGGTCTATGTGCTAAAGCGACCGCATGTCGATGAGTTTCTACAAAAGATGGGCGAACTGTACGAGTGCGTTTTGTTTACAGCCTCACTAGCCAAATACGCAGATCCCGTTGCCGATCTGCTAGACAA ATGGAATGTGTTTCGTGCAAGACTGTTTAGGGAATCATGCGTTTATTACAGGGGTAATTACATTAAGGATCTAAATCGTCTGGGTCGCGATTTACAAAAGATTGTCATTGTGGACAATTCACCGGCCAGTTACATCTTTCACCCAGACAATGCA GTTCCTGTGAAGTCGTGGTTCGACGATGTGACCGACTGTGAGCTGCGTGAGCTGATACCTCTCTTTGAGAAGCTCAGCAAAGTGGATTCCGTCTATTCGGTGCTCTGCAATTCGAACCAGCCGCTAAACAATCAAACAAATCAACAGCATACGCAGGAGCTGCAACAAGCGcctcatcaacagcaacagcagcagcaacaacaaaccatCTCTGCCACGACAGTTATTACACAGGCGACCACATTGTCTGCACCGACCATGCTGAATActgcaacacagcagcagcaacaacaacaacaacagcagcaacaacaattgcagcagctgtCGTCCAGTCCGCCCAATCCACAAAGcgagctgctgcagcagaagACGTAA